In the genome of Pelobacter seleniigenes DSM 18267, one region contains:
- a CDS encoding FAD-dependent oxidoreductase → MSQVAFSSWGRQVIDNRQGGTAEVDVAMKKLPVTFDGEKQIAAFMGWDGLILNDPSVDVVAMAAEYARRVQEDFCCAKCSPGKKGTRVMQDTLARIVAGEGTEHDLEIIENIAELLQNCKCTLCQTSAVPIIDTVKHFRDDYLMYINGTPEEAKAVDYKVKMTAPCQDKCPAHIDIPAYVEAIKNRRFDESLSIIRESMPLPAVCGRVCPHPCETACRRANVDESINIMVLKRTASDYEWQHHHQPPMQPKPKKDKTIAIVGAGPAGLAAAYYLAMEGYPCTIYETLPEGFGGGMIAVGIPAYRMPRHILQRDIDIICSLGVEIVYDTRVGKDIGLLELKEKYDAVLVAPGAHKSKPMGVEGEDEGYQGFLAGGIEFLREAYMGKPTGMGKKVCVVGGGNTAIDCVRVALREGAEESVLLYRRTRKEMPADTWEIDGAEEEGVQFEFLVLPKKIIVNEQRQVTGVECVRMELGEPDDSGRRRPQPIPGSEFIVECDTLIPAIGQDPDLSFITEESGISITRWNTVVTKFVPLKNAADRSLNDVMGNPLSRTLMTDRDGVFASGDAEIGPLTVVACVGNAHRAARVIQRWLEEGEAYLTDEDFHEDILSHLGVYDKNEPVSWLDAVQRFNQKEVHGKERASKGNYREVELGFSDSEAVREAERCLRCYRVSMIAV, encoded by the coding sequence TTGTCACAAGTTGCATTTTCCAGTTGGGGACGGCAGGTTATCGATAATCGTCAGGGCGGCACGGCTGAAGTCGACGTTGCCATGAAAAAACTCCCGGTGACCTTTGACGGCGAAAAGCAAATTGCCGCTTTCATGGGTTGGGACGGACTTATTCTCAATGATCCGTCCGTCGATGTTGTGGCCATGGCCGCTGAATATGCCCGCCGGGTCCAGGAAGATTTCTGCTGCGCAAAATGTTCACCGGGAAAAAAGGGCACCCGCGTCATGCAGGATACCCTGGCGCGGATCGTTGCCGGAGAAGGCACCGAGCACGACCTGGAGATCATCGAGAATATTGCCGAACTGCTGCAAAATTGTAAGTGTACCCTGTGCCAGACCTCGGCCGTGCCGATCATCGATACGGTCAAGCACTTCCGGGACGATTACCTGATGTATATCAACGGGACCCCGGAAGAGGCCAAAGCGGTTGATTACAAAGTTAAAATGACCGCACCCTGCCAGGATAAGTGCCCTGCCCATATTGATATCCCCGCCTACGTGGAAGCGATCAAGAATCGCCGCTTTGATGAGTCTCTTTCCATCATTCGAGAAAGCATGCCTCTGCCCGCGGTTTGCGGCCGGGTCTGTCCCCACCCCTGCGAGACCGCCTGTCGGCGGGCCAATGTCGATGAGTCGATCAATATCATGGTGCTCAAACGGACTGCGTCCGATTACGAATGGCAGCACCATCATCAGCCGCCCATGCAGCCGAAACCGAAAAAAGACAAGACTATTGCGATTGTCGGGGCCGGTCCGGCGGGACTGGCGGCGGCTTATTACCTGGCGATGGAAGGCTACCCCTGCACCATCTATGAAACCTTGCCGGAAGGTTTCGGCGGCGGCATGATCGCCGTTGGCATTCCGGCCTACCGGATGCCGCGGCATATCCTGCAGCGCGATATCGACATTATCTGTTCCCTCGGGGTGGAGATCGTTTATGACACCCGGGTCGGCAAGGATATCGGCCTGCTCGAATTGAAAGAAAAATATGACGCCGTGCTGGTCGCTCCCGGGGCGCACAAATCCAAGCCGATGGGGGTCGAAGGGGAGGACGAAGGCTATCAGGGCTTTTTGGCCGGTGGGATCGAGTTCCTCCGCGAAGCCTACATGGGTAAACCGACCGGGATGGGCAAGAAGGTCTGCGTCGTCGGCGGTGGTAATACCGCCATCGACTGTGTCCGGGTGGCCCTGCGCGAAGGGGCGGAGGAATCGGTGCTGCTCTATCGCCGGACCCGCAAGGAGATGCCCGCTGATACCTGGGAGATCGATGGGGCCGAGGAGGAAGGTGTCCAGTTTGAATTTTTGGTCCTGCCGAAGAAGATCATTGTCAACGAACAGCGCCAGGTGACCGGCGTTGAATGCGTGCGGATGGAGCTCGGTGAGCCCGACGACTCCGGGCGGCGGCGGCCGCAGCCGATCCCCGGCAGCGAGTTCATCGTCGAGTGCGACACCCTGATTCCGGCCATCGGCCAGGATCCGGATCTCTCCTTTATTACTGAAGAGAGCGGCATTTCCATCACCCGCTGGAATACCGTCGTCACCAAATTTGTGCCGTTGAAAAACGCTGCCGACCGCAGCCTGAACGATGTCATGGGCAATCCGCTGTCACGGACCCTGATGACCGATCGGGACGGGGTCTTCGCCTCCGGGGATGCCGAAATCGGCCCGTTGACGGTAGTGGCCTGTGTCGGCAACGCCCATCGGGCCGCCCGGGTTATTCAGCGCTGGCTGGAGGAGGGTGAAGCCTACCTGACGGACGAGGATTTTCACGAGGACATTCTCAGCCACCTCGGGGTTTACGACAAGAATGAGCCGGTCTCCTGGCTGGATGCCGTGCAGCGCTTCAATCAGAAAGAGGTCCATGGCAAGGAGCGCGCCAGTAAAGGAAATTATCGCGAAGTCGAACTCGGCTTCAGCGACAGCGAGGCGGTGCGGGAAGCTGAGCGTTGCCTGCGTTGCTATCGGGTGTCGATGATTGCTGTTTAA